In Liquorilactobacillus nagelii DSM 13675, the following proteins share a genomic window:
- the upp gene encoding uracil phosphoribosyltransferase — MGKFKVLDHPLIQHKLSIIRDKDCGTREFREVVNEIAELMAYEVSRDMPLEDCVIETPIAKAKMKHLAGKKVVIVPILRAGLGMVDGILELIPAAKVGHVGMYRDEKTLKPVEYFVKMPDNLASREIFIVDPMLATGGSAIMAVDALKKRGAVSIKFVCLVAAPEGVKALRKAHPDIDIFAAALDDHLNQDGYIVPGLGDAGDRLFGTK; from the coding sequence TTGGGAAAATTTAAAGTTTTAGATCATCCATTGATTCAACACAAATTGTCGATTATTCGTGATAAAGATTGTGGTACTCGTGAGTTTCGTGAAGTTGTCAATGAAATTGCTGAATTAATGGCATATGAGGTTTCACGTGATATGCCATTAGAAGATTGCGTGATCGAAACACCAATCGCTAAGGCGAAAATGAAGCATTTGGCCGGTAAAAAAGTTGTCATTGTGCCAATTTTACGAGCCGGGTTGGGAATGGTTGACGGTATTTTAGAATTAATTCCAGCAGCTAAAGTTGGTCATGTTGGAATGTATCGCGACGAAAAAACCTTAAAACCAGTTGAGTATTTTGTTAAGATGCCGGATAACTTGGCAAGTCGAGAAATTTTTATTGTTGATCCAATGTTGGCAACTGGTGGCTCAGCAATTATGGCTGTTGATGCATTGAAAAAACGTGGAGCAGTTAGCATTAAATTTGTTTGCTTAGTTGCAGCTCCAGAAGGGGTCAAAGCTTTACGCAAAGCACATCCGGATATTGATATTTTTGCGGCTGCTTTAGACGATCATTTGAATCAAGATGGCTATATTGTACCTGGATTAGGCGATGCTGGTGATCGTTTGTTCGG
- a CDS encoding L-threonylcarbamoyladenylate synthase: MLITKIYQPSELKIAASELQKGELIAFPTETVYGLGADATNQQAVKRVYLAKGRPSDNPLIVTVASLEMVQQYVAEISPAAQKLIQKFWPGPLTLIFKIKPGSLSKAVTGGLETAAFRMPANEVTRKLIELAGVPLVGPSANSSGKPSPTTAQHVFHDLEGRIAGIVDDGPTKVGVESTIIDMSTKQPAVLRPGAVTVAQLEEILAEPVNSEIHQVGAKEIPKAPGMKYKHYAPDAQVLMVRSDQWPQALAWAANQSEKIGVMAPTNILQQKLPSQCLPFDLGVDVVTASQRLFAGLRNFDDQQKVNWILTAAYPEKGLGLAYMNRLKKSSGNQFFK, from the coding sequence TTGTTAATTACCAAAATCTATCAACCTAGTGAGTTGAAAATAGCAGCTTCTGAGCTACAAAAAGGAGAGCTGATTGCTTTTCCAACCGAAACGGTGTATGGCTTAGGTGCTGATGCCACTAATCAACAGGCTGTCAAACGAGTTTACTTGGCTAAGGGGCGTCCATCAGACAATCCATTGATTGTAACAGTAGCTTCATTGGAAATGGTGCAGCAATATGTTGCAGAAATTAGTCCGGCTGCCCAAAAATTGATTCAAAAATTTTGGCCCGGTCCGCTGACGCTGATTTTTAAAATTAAACCAGGTTCGCTTTCTAAAGCAGTTACCGGCGGGTTAGAAACGGCAGCTTTTCGGATGCCGGCAAATGAAGTTACTCGTAAACTGATTGAATTGGCTGGAGTACCATTGGTTGGACCATCTGCCAATTCTTCAGGTAAACCCAGTCCCACAACCGCTCAACATGTTTTTCATGATTTAGAAGGTCGAATTGCGGGAATTGTTGATGATGGCCCGACAAAAGTTGGGGTTGAATCAACTATTATCGATATGTCAACCAAGCAGCCAGCTGTATTGCGGCCCGGTGCTGTGACGGTTGCTCAATTAGAAGAAATTTTGGCAGAACCGGTTAATTCAGAAATTCACCAAGTCGGTGCTAAAGAAATACCTAAAGCTCCCGGGATGAAATATAAGCATTATGCCCCTGATGCTCAAGTTTTAATGGTGCGATCAGATCAGTGGCCACAAGCCTTAGCCTGGGCAGCTAACCAGTCGGAAAAAATCGGCGTGATGGCTCCCACCAATATCTTGCAGCAAAAACTGCCATCACAATGTCTGCCATTTGATTTAGGAGTAGATGTAGTTACTGCCAGTCAGCGATTATTTGCCGGTTTGCGCAATTTTGATGATCAGCAAAAGGTAAACTGGATTTTAACTGCTGCTTATCCAGAAAAGGGCCTTGGATTAGCGTATATGAATCGCTTGAAAAAATCTTCTGGGAATCAATTTTTCAAGTAA
- the prmC gene encoding peptide chain release factor N(5)-glutamine methyltransferase gives MSKQQTYFQVQQQYQKLVINQGAEVPAVTELLLGITGWTPIELLRQQRNIMPTSQQEKLKKAIQKYLAGWPVQYLLGKAAFFGHEFSVDPAVLIPRPETEELVEWILADFPQNESLKAVDVGTGSGAIGISLKLVRPSWQLTLTDLSGAALKIAQKNAQQLLAEVVTIEGDLLQPLLGKYDLIISNPPYIAENERPLMDRSVLEHEPAMALFAAENGLKIYRRLAKQLAAKLTDNGRLYVEIGFQQAAAVKKIFHQQLPTAKITVKKDITGKDRMIRVCLKSDK, from the coding sequence ATGAGTAAGCAACAAACTTACTTTCAAGTTCAGCAACAATATCAAAAACTTGTTATTAATCAAGGAGCTGAAGTGCCAGCAGTTACTGAATTATTATTGGGAATAACAGGTTGGACACCAATTGAATTACTGCGCCAACAAAGAAATATAATGCCAACTTCACAACAAGAAAAGTTGAAAAAAGCAATTCAAAAGTATTTAGCTGGTTGGCCAGTGCAGTATTTATTAGGTAAAGCAGCTTTTTTTGGTCATGAATTTTCGGTGGATCCAGCAGTTTTAATCCCGCGACCAGAAACTGAGGAATTAGTTGAATGGATCTTAGCAGACTTTCCGCAAAATGAGTCTTTAAAAGCAGTTGATGTTGGAACCGGCAGTGGGGCAATTGGAATTTCACTTAAGTTAGTTCGACCAAGTTGGCAACTGACCTTAACGGATCTTTCTGGAGCAGCGTTAAAAATTGCTCAAAAAAATGCTCAGCAATTATTAGCAGAGGTTGTAACAATTGAAGGAGACTTATTACAACCACTGCTAGGCAAGTATGATTTAATTATTTCAAACCCGCCTTATATTGCTGAAAACGAGCGTCCATTGATGGATCGCAGTGTCTTAGAGCATGAACCTGCGATGGCGTTGTTTGCTGCTGAAAACGGCTTAAAAATCTATCGTCGGTTAGCGAAACAATTAGCAGCCAAGTTAACGGACAACGGTCGATTATATGTTGAGATTGGGTTTCAGCAAGCCGCTGCAGTTAAAAAGATTTTTCACCAACAGTTGCCTACTGCAAAAATTACAGTAAAAAAAGATATTACAGGCAAAGACCGGATGATTCGAGTTTGCCTTAAGTCAGATAAGTAA
- the prfA gene encoding peptide chain release factor 1, whose product MNELFNRLQTVEDRYEELGELLSDPEIIADTTKFTKLSKEMADLRETVEKYREYKKTVQTIQDDEEMLNDKLDDEMAQMVKDELAQAKETRDQLEEKIKVLLLPKDPNDDKNIIMEIRGAAGGDEASLFAGDLFDMYTKYAEKQGWTIEVVDKNVTEVGGFKEIALVINGKSVYSKLKYESGAHRVQRVPVTESAGRVHTSTATVVVMPEEEDVEIDLDPKDIRVDVYRSSGAGGQHINKTSSAVRMTHLPTGIVVAMQDQRSQQQNREKAMKILKARVYDYYSSKEQKAYDENRKSAVGTGDRSERIRTYNYPQNRVTDHRIGLSLNKLDRIMNGNLEEVIDALILFDQTKKLEQLQNE is encoded by the coding sequence ATGAATGAATTATTTAATCGGCTGCAGACAGTTGAAGATCGCTATGAAGAATTAGGTGAACTGTTGTCGGATCCAGAAATTATTGCGGATACAACAAAGTTTACTAAACTGTCAAAAGAAATGGCTGATTTACGGGAAACAGTTGAAAAATATCGCGAGTATAAAAAAACGGTTCAGACAATTCAAGATGATGAGGAAATGTTGAACGATAAGCTTGACGATGAGATGGCCCAAATGGTTAAAGATGAACTTGCACAAGCTAAAGAAACGCGTGATCAACTAGAAGAAAAGATCAAAGTTTTGTTACTGCCTAAAGATCCGAATGATGATAAAAATATTATTATGGAAATTCGTGGTGCTGCTGGCGGGGATGAAGCGAGTCTTTTTGCTGGTGATTTGTTTGATATGTATACTAAATATGCCGAGAAACAGGGCTGGACAATTGAAGTCGTTGATAAAAACGTGACTGAGGTTGGTGGCTTTAAAGAAATTGCTTTGGTAATTAATGGGAAAAGCGTCTACTCAAAATTAAAATATGAGAGTGGCGCGCACCGAGTACAGCGAGTACCAGTTACAGAATCAGCTGGTCGAGTCCATACTTCAACAGCTACAGTTGTTGTTATGCCAGAAGAAGAAGATGTTGAAATTGATTTGGACCCTAAAGATATCCGTGTTGATGTTTACCGGTCTTCGGGTGCTGGTGGACAGCATATTAACAAGACATCATCAGCTGTTCGCATGACTCATTTGCCGACGGGAATTGTGGTTGCCATGCAAGATCAGCGTTCACAACAACAAAACCGTGAAAAAGCAATGAAGATTTTAAAAGCTCGAGTGTATGATTATTATTCTTCAAAAGAACAAAAGGCGTATGATGAAAATCGAAAATCGGCTGTTGGAACTGGTGATCGTTCTGAACGAATTCGTACTTACAATTACCCACAAAATCGCGTTACTGATCATCGAATTGGTTTAAGTCTTAACAAACTGGATCGAATTATGAATGGCAACCTCGAAGAAGTAATTGACGCACTGATTTTATTTGATCAAACCAAAAAATTGGAGCAGCTGCAAAATGAGTAA
- a CDS encoding thymidine kinase has translation MAQLFFRYGAMNSGKSIEILKVAHNYEEQKKEVMLLTSAVDNREKIGEIASRIGLKRQAKPIFKQTNIFELVSQSPVKLACILVDEAQFLKKQHVAELARIVDELKIPVMTFGLKNDFRNELFEGSKYLLLYADKIEEMKTICWFCNKKAIMNLRIDNGQPAYSGEQIKIGGNESYYPVCRRHYLHPPLCRIDL, from the coding sequence GTGGCACAATTATTTTTCCGCTATGGGGCAATGAACAGCGGCAAAAGCATCGAAATTCTCAAAGTTGCACATAATTATGAAGAGCAAAAAAAAGAAGTCATGCTGCTGACAAGTGCAGTTGATAATCGTGAAAAAATTGGTGAAATTGCTAGTCGAATTGGGTTGAAGAGGCAAGCAAAACCGATTTTTAAACAAACGAATATTTTTGAACTAGTTAGCCAAAGCCCAGTAAAATTAGCTTGCATTTTGGTCGATGAGGCACAATTTTTAAAGAAACAACATGTGGCCGAACTGGCTCGAATTGTTGACGAACTAAAGATTCCGGTAATGACCTTTGGTTTAAAAAATGATTTTCGCAATGAATTGTTTGAAGGTTCGAAATATTTATTGCTTTATGCGGATAAAATCGAAGAGATGAAAACAATTTGCTGGTTTTGTAATAAAAAAGCCATCATGAATTTGCGAATTGATAATGGTCAACCGGCTTATAGTGGCGAGCAAATAAAAATTGGTGGCAACGAAAGTTATTATCCAGTTTGTCGCCGTCATTATTTGCATCCGCCGTTGTGTCGGATAGACTTGTAG
- a CDS encoding Mur ligase family protein, with protein MSLRSTAAIAVGKSSHWFLHHFLHGGTSLPGKVTLALDPDVLETLGTNYETVLITGTNGKTLTTALTVKVLQTTYQNVLTNPSGSNMKQGIVTAFLTATKAASGKQLAILETDEANVELVTRYLHPKVFVLTNIFRDQMDRYGEIYTTYDKILDGIRLEPDATIIANGDAPIFNSKNLPNPTIYYGVDLGNDRQLQAAPNTDGLLCPNCQHILRYHQLTYSNLGKYYCPNCGFSRPKLQHTVNAIIEQTPTSSTIKIDGQDLTLHIGGTYNIYNALAAYSVGRFFNIPASKITLALDDQDQKVFGRQEVIELENKALTLILVKNPVGLDQVLQMIKTDKQPFSLAVLLNANYADGIDTSWIWDGRFEQLPFNRIPTILAGGERWRDIAFRLKVAGADQTEFKQIESLPAVLESLKRAPTKHIYVLATYTAMLQLRKLMAEQGYVQEGMD; from the coding sequence ATGTCATTAAGAAGTACGGCAGCCATTGCTGTTGGAAAAAGTTCACATTGGTTTTTACATCATTTTCTGCATGGTGGAACCTCTTTGCCGGGAAAAGTTACTTTAGCATTGGACCCTGATGTTTTAGAAACTTTGGGAACCAACTATGAAACAGTACTAATCACCGGAACAAACGGGAAAACCCTGACAACTGCCTTAACGGTTAAAGTTTTACAAACAACTTATCAGAATGTTTTAACCAATCCAAGTGGTTCAAATATGAAGCAAGGAATCGTAACAGCTTTTTTAACTGCTACTAAAGCTGCTAGTGGAAAGCAATTAGCTATTTTAGAAACCGATGAAGCAAACGTTGAATTAGTAACTCGTTATCTACATCCAAAAGTTTTTGTGTTAACCAATATTTTTCGCGATCAAATGGATCGCTACGGTGAAATTTATACCACTTATGATAAAATTTTAGATGGTATTCGTTTAGAACCTGATGCAACAATCATCGCTAACGGAGATGCCCCCATATTTAATAGTAAGAACTTGCCCAACCCAACTATCTATTACGGTGTTGACTTGGGAAATGATCGCCAATTACAGGCAGCTCCCAATACTGATGGTTTACTTTGTCCTAATTGCCAGCATATTTTACGTTACCATCAACTAACCTACAGTAACTTAGGAAAGTATTACTGCCCTAACTGCGGTTTTTCCCGACCCAAATTACAACATACTGTTAATGCTATAATTGAACAAACTCCAACTAGTTCGACAATTAAAATTGATGGTCAGGATCTAACTTTGCATATTGGAGGCACCTATAACATTTACAATGCTTTAGCGGCATACAGTGTTGGTCGCTTTTTTAATATTCCAGCCTCAAAGATTACTTTAGCATTGGATGATCAAGACCAAAAAGTTTTTGGTCGTCAAGAAGTAATTGAGTTAGAAAACAAAGCCTTAACCTTGATTTTAGTCAAGAATCCAGTCGGGCTCGATCAAGTTTTACAGATGATCAAAACGGATAAACAACCCTTTTCTCTGGCAGTTTTATTAAATGCTAATTATGCCGATGGAATTGATACTAGCTGGATTTGGGATGGGCGTTTCGAACAACTACCATTTAATCGAATTCCTACTATCTTAGCGGGAGGCGAGCGCTGGCGCGATATCGCTTTCCGACTAAAAGTTGCCGGAGCTGATCAAACTGAATTTAAACAAATTGAGTCATTACCAGCAGTTCTAGAAAGCTTGAAACGAGCTCCTACAAAACACATCTACGTCTTAGCAACTTATACGGCCATGTTACAATTACGCAAATTAATGGCTGAACAGGGTTATGTTCAGGAGGGGATGGATTAA
- a CDS encoding type 1 glutamine amidotransferase, whose product MTYQLRVAHLYGDLLNTYGDIGNILVLQYYAKKMNVELITKVISLDDQFAANDFDLAFFGGGQDYEQLIVSHNIQQKKPELIKFIEDGGPLLAICGGYQLLGEYYIGAKGEKIAGISALPHHTKSQDNHRFIGDIEIQNQETGQKYHGFENHNGLTYLGTGEKALGKVLSGHGNNGKDHTEGAIYKNVYCSYFHGPILARNGELAKRLLLIALKRRYPTADFSQAEQLKILPTY is encoded by the coding sequence ATGACTTATCAATTACGCGTTGCCCATCTTTATGGTGACCTCTTAAATACTTATGGTGATATTGGCAACATTTTAGTCTTGCAATACTACGCAAAAAAAATGAATGTTGAATTAATTACTAAAGTTATCAGCTTAGATGATCAATTTGCAGCAAATGATTTTGACTTAGCGTTTTTCGGTGGTGGTCAAGATTATGAACAGTTAATCGTTTCACATAATATTCAACAAAAAAAGCCTGAATTAATAAAGTTTATTGAAGATGGTGGCCCTCTATTAGCAATTTGTGGTGGATATCAACTACTCGGTGAATACTATATTGGGGCTAAAGGTGAAAAAATTGCTGGCATTAGTGCTTTGCCACATCATACTAAAAGCCAAGACAATCACCGTTTTATCGGTGATATTGAAATTCAAAATCAAGAAACTGGGCAAAAATACCACGGTTTCGAAAACCACAACGGACTAACCTATTTAGGAACTGGAGAAAAAGCTTTGGGTAAAGTTTTAAGTGGTCATGGCAATAATGGCAAAGATCATACCGAAGGAGCAATTTATAAAAACGTCTATTGCTCTTACTTCCATGGTCCGATCCTTGCCCGCAATGGAGAATTGGCGAAGCGACTATTGTTGATTGCCTTAAAGCGCCGTTATCCAACAGCCGATTTTAGCCAGGCTGAACAATTGAAAATTCTTCCAACTTACTAA
- a CDS encoding serine hydrolase domain-containing protein: MNPITTNLLHQLSEQQIVPGVSYAMKSQEKWQQEVFGFSQLKPQKKLLVTDQLYDLASLTKVIGTTTVILHLVTVGKLNFEDSVKKFLPDFYDQRVTIRELLTHTAAITGYIPHRNQLAAPQLKKALFTLHTGNWLGKKVEYSDIGLIFLGEIIESFYHKPVQQVIVENVLQPLQMTNSTFEPLVNRCVPTTYSQKTGLLQGKVHDPKARILKEHCGSAGLFAPLSDLMRFVDWILADKIDPKLFSSDLRQQLFADQTPTHDLGRSFGWDLRYDSKGQACIYHTGYTGTFMLLDLATKQALIVLTNRIHPDEHNEIFLEKRDQIIATYLKEKDH, encoded by the coding sequence TTGAATCCAATTACAACTAATTTGTTACATCAGTTATCTGAACAGCAAATTGTACCCGGTGTTTCTTACGCAATGAAAAGCCAAGAAAAATGGCAGCAAGAAGTTTTTGGCTTCAGTCAGCTTAAGCCTCAAAAAAAGTTATTAGTGACAGATCAACTATATGACTTAGCTTCCTTGACGAAAGTAATCGGGACGACAACGGTTATTTTACATTTAGTTACAGTTGGCAAACTCAACTTTGAGGATTCAGTCAAAAAATTTTTACCAGATTTTTATGACCAACGAGTAACTATTAGAGAACTACTGACACATACAGCTGCAATTACCGGTTATATTCCACATCGAAATCAGTTAGCAGCACCTCAGTTGAAAAAAGCGTTATTTACTTTACATACGGGTAATTGGCTTGGTAAAAAGGTTGAGTATTCAGATATTGGGCTGATTTTTTTAGGTGAGATTATTGAGAGCTTTTATCATAAACCGGTTCAACAAGTAATAGTTGAAAATGTTTTACAACCATTGCAAATGACAAATAGTACTTTTGAGCCGCTAGTTAATCGTTGTGTACCAACCACTTATTCTCAAAAAACAGGTTTGCTGCAAGGAAAAGTTCATGATCCAAAAGCAAGAATTTTAAAAGAGCATTGCGGTTCAGCTGGGTTATTTGCACCACTCAGTGATTTGATGCGTTTCGTGGATTGGATTTTGGCGGACAAGATAGATCCAAAATTATTTTCAAGTGATTTAAGACAACAGCTATTTGCCGATCAGACGCCAACCCATGATTTAGGTCGATCATTTGGCTGGGACTTACGTTATGATTCAAAAGGGCAGGCCTGCATTTATCATACTGGATACACTGGAACTTTCATGCTGTTAGATTTAGCAACTAAGCAAGCTTTAATTGTTTTAACCAATCGAATCCATCCTGACGAGCATAATGAAATCTTTTTGGAAAAACGGGACCAAATTATTGCAACTTATTTAAAAGAAAAAGATCACTAA
- a CDS encoding histidine phosphatase family protein, with product MTVHFYLVRHGQTQLNRWHRLQGITDSPLTGKGQKSARKLGQQLQEIRFTAAYTSDLDRTLKTAKLILKENIQPQTPIFREPRLRELSFGEYEEGKNRKVLPHFLQQLGPLSIWKAMYHHHHAMELTNLFHRIDQTSQVENAQQLSSRITYFMEDLAEKYASRPNESNILIVAHALILSVFIETLDGKVPRFLIKNAHVYRVDYDDKQFKLVALPTSKSKEE from the coding sequence ATGACAGTTCATTTTTATTTGGTTAGACATGGGCAAACGCAGTTGAATCGCTGGCATCGTTTGCAGGGAATAACAGATTCACCCTTGACTGGAAAAGGTCAAAAATCAGCTCGTAAGTTGGGGCAACAATTACAAGAGATTAGGTTCACTGCAGCGTATACCAGCGACCTTGATCGAACCTTAAAAACAGCTAAATTAATTTTAAAGGAGAACATCCAGCCACAGACGCCAATTTTTCGAGAACCACGGTTACGAGAATTAAGCTTTGGCGAATATGAGGAGGGCAAGAATCGGAAAGTTTTGCCGCACTTTTTGCAGCAATTGGGGCCATTGAGTATTTGGAAAGCTATGTATCATCACCATCATGCAATGGAATTAACTAACTTATTTCATCGAATTGATCAGACTTCTCAAGTGGAAAATGCCCAGCAATTAAGTAGCCGAATTACTTATTTTATGGAAGATTTGGCAGAAAAGTATGCTTCAAGGCCAAACGAAAGCAATATTTTGATTGTTGCTCATGCCTTGATTTTGTCGGTTTTTATTGAAACCTTGGATGGTAAAGTACCACGTTTCTTAATAAAGAATGCTCATGTTTATCGAGTTGATTATGACGACAAGCAGTTTAAACTGGTGGCATTACCAACCAGTAAATCAAAAGAGGAGTAA
- a CDS encoding MFS transporter, with protein MSQSSLRHRQWRRSFISLWIGCFITALGYSMTMPFISLYIDTLGHFDNWQLNLYSGIAFSITYLSQAIVSPFWGKLADLRGRKLMCLRASGVMACTIFFVGVAQNVMTVIILRLLQGAFSGYINNATALMAGETPHQHSGQVMGNLMTANVTGTLLGPLFGGYLAGILGYRMPFFITGILMVVTFLLTAFAVKEHFTPIPAKKMKPIGQIFSQLDNRHLIFVMFLTTLLVQSSLMSISPIISLFVRQLMHGQGNVSLISGVVAAMPGFGTLLVASRVGHLMDRIGPQRVLFSGLVISALVFIPMYFVTTPLQLGILRFLLGLASAAMLPAVQTVLTVDVPQEAFGRIFSYNQSAQAVGGVAGPLLGSVVSSLDSYQAVFLVTAGLLIINLVMLLSARKKVD; from the coding sequence ATGTCACAATCATCACTTCGCCATAGACAGTGGCGACGCAGTTTTATTAGTCTTTGGATTGGATGCTTCATTACGGCTTTAGGTTATTCAATGACCATGCCTTTTATTTCATTGTATATTGATACTTTAGGTCATTTTGATAATTGGCAATTAAATTTATACTCAGGAATTGCTTTTTCGATTACTTATTTATCACAGGCGATTGTTTCGCCTTTTTGGGGGAAATTAGCTGATTTGCGTGGCCGTAAATTAATGTGTTTACGAGCATCAGGAGTTATGGCATGCACAATTTTCTTTGTTGGTGTAGCACAAAATGTGATGACGGTTATTATTTTGCGTCTGCTACAAGGGGCCTTTTCAGGCTATATAAATAATGCTACTGCTTTAATGGCAGGCGAGACACCACATCAACATAGTGGGCAAGTAATGGGAAACTTAATGACAGCCAATGTTACTGGAACTTTATTAGGACCTTTATTTGGTGGTTATTTAGCTGGAATTTTAGGTTATCGGATGCCTTTTTTTATCACCGGAATTTTAATGGTGGTAACTTTTTTACTGACAGCTTTTGCAGTCAAAGAGCACTTTACTCCGATTCCAGCCAAAAAAATGAAACCGATTGGTCAAATATTTAGTCAATTAGATAATCGTCATTTGATTTTTGTAATGTTTCTAACAACTTTACTAGTACAATCATCACTAATGTCAATTTCGCCAATTATCAGTTTATTTGTCCGCCAATTAATGCATGGTCAAGGAAATGTTTCCTTAATTAGTGGGGTTGTCGCGGCGATGCCAGGGTTTGGAACTTTATTGGTTGCCTCGCGAGTTGGTCATTTGATGGATCGAATTGGGCCGCAAAGGGTTCTTTTTTCAGGATTAGTTATTAGTGCCCTGGTTTTTATTCCAATGTATTTTGTAACAACACCACTGCAACTGGGAATCCTTCGCTTTTTGTTGGGACTGGCTAGTGCAGCCATGTTGCCAGCCGTTCAAACAGTTTTAACAGTTGATGTTCCACAAGAGGCATTTGGCAGAATCTTCAGTTACAATCAGTCAGCCCAAGCTGTTGGCGGTGTTGCTGGCCCGCTTTTGGGTTCAGTTGTTTCGAGTTTGGATAGTTACCAAGCGGTTTTTTTGGTCACAGCAGGTCTTTTAATTATTAATTTGGTAATGTTGTTATCGGCTCGAAAAAAAGTCGATTGA
- a CDS encoding amino acid ABC transporter ATP-binding protein translates to MTELKVDVKDLVKNYGDNHVLKGIDFEVANNEVVVLIGPSGSGKSTLLRCLNRLEDPTSGKIIIDGKDISDPKTNIDQARENIGMVFQHFNLFNNLTVEQNIALAPVELGKLSKDAAAEQAKKLLKTVGLEDKYNAMPRSLSGGQKQRVAIARALAMKPDIMLFDEPTSALDPEMVGDVLEVMKKLAKEGMTMVVVTHEMGFAKEVADRVVFMADGKVVEEGKPAEVFDQPQHDRTKAFLDKVINV, encoded by the coding sequence ATGACTGAATTAAAAGTAGATGTAAAAGATTTAGTAAAAAACTACGGTGATAACCATGTTTTAAAAGGAATTGATTTTGAAGTGGCGAATAACGAAGTAGTAGTTTTGATTGGGCCATCGGGTTCAGGAAAAAGTACTTTATTACGTTGTTTGAATCGCCTAGAAGATCCAACTTCTGGGAAAATTATTATTGATGGGAAAGATATCAGCGATCCCAAGACAAATATTGACCAAGCACGTGAGAACATCGGGATGGTTTTTCAACATTTTAATTTATTTAACAATTTAACGGTTGAGCAAAATATTGCTTTAGCACCAGTTGAATTAGGAAAGCTTTCAAAAGATGCAGCTGCAGAACAAGCAAAAAAATTACTGAAAACAGTTGGTTTGGAAGATAAATATAACGCTATGCCACGTTCATTGTCTGGTGGTCAAAAACAGCGGGTAGCAATTGCTCGTGCACTTGCTATGAAACCTGATATAATGTTATTTGATGAACCAACTTCAGCGCTTGATCCAGAAATGGTTGGCGACGTTTTAGAGGTTATGAAAAAGTTGGCTAAAGAAGGCATGACCATGGTGGTGGTTACTCATGAAATGGGGTTTGCTAAAGAAGTAGCTGATCGAGTGGTTTTCATGGCTGATGGCAAGGTTGTTGAAGAAGGAAAACCTGCTGAAGTTTTTGATCAACCACAGCATGATCGAACCAAAGCGTTCTTAGATAAGGTAATTAATGTCTAA